A single genomic interval of Gemmatimonadota bacterium harbors:
- a CDS encoding ParA family protein produces the protein MSRVIAITNQKGGVGKTTTAVNLAASLAAAEQRTLLIDADPQGNATSGLGITPEEIGYTTYDVLLELCPVAEAIRRGVHFAKLDLMPATPDLAGAEVELVGVESREHQMRKAIAELRPQYDFILIDCPPSLGLITLNMLTAADGALIPLQCEYFALEGISHLLKTIDLIQKGLNPQLVIDGVLLTMFDARLNLSRQVAADTRAYFGDKVFKAVVPRNVRLAEAPSFGKPIISYDIASVGSSTYLSLAKEVISRTQTYVSPDRPVEPHT, from the coding sequence GTGTCACGAGTCATCGCGATTACCAACCAGAAAGGCGGCGTCGGAAAGACCACGACCGCCGTGAACCTCGCAGCCTCACTGGCTGCCGCTGAGCAGCGCACGCTCCTGATTGACGCCGACCCCCAGGGGAATGCGACCTCCGGGCTGGGGATCACGCCCGAGGAGATCGGCTACACCACCTACGATGTCCTCCTGGAGCTCTGCCCGGTTGCCGAGGCCATCCGGCGAGGCGTTCACTTCGCCAAGCTCGACCTGATGCCCGCCACCCCAGACCTGGCCGGCGCAGAGGTCGAGCTGGTCGGCGTCGAAAGTCGCGAGCACCAGATGCGAAAGGCGATCGCTGAGCTGAGGCCCCAATATGACTTCATCCTCATCGACTGCCCACCATCGCTCGGCCTCATAACCCTCAACATGCTGACGGCGGCGGATGGAGCCTTGATCCCGCTCCAGTGCGAGTACTTCGCCCTCGAGGGGATTTCGCACCTGCTCAAGACCATTGACCTGATCCAGAAGGGGCTCAACCCCCAACTGGTCATCGACGGCGTCCTCCTCACCATGTTCGACGCCAGACTCAACCTCTCTCGCCAGGTCGCAGCCGATACCCGGGCATACTTCGGCGACAAGGTTTTCAAGGCAGTTGTCCCCAGAAACGTGCGCCTCGCAGAGGCTCCGTCGTTCGGCAAGCCTATCATCTCCTACGACATTGCTTCAGTGGGTTCATCGACCTATCTGTCATTGGCAAAGGAGGTTATTAGCAGAACGCAAACGTACGTTTCTCCTGATCGACCGGTCGAACCCCATACTTGA
- a CDS encoding ATP-binding cassette domain-containing protein: protein MTFALELRDISRRFGDVVALDGATLAVRPGTVHALLGENGAGKSTLMRVAFGLVAPDQGTVHVDGTAHTWRNAADALAGGIGMVHQHFTLVPAMTVAENVSLGDGGRWRRGTAVARVRALGDETGLVVDPELLVRDLPVGAQQRVEILKAVARDVRVLILDEPTAVLAPPEVEALLAWMRRFVADGRRAIVMITHKLREALSVADQVTVLRAGRTVWDAAASASPETELVRAMLGGDVGTFAPRRGERHAGPVVLSLTNASVLAPSGQVLLHPTTGEVHAGEVLGIAAVEGAGQAALLRLLAGRRDPTSGEVRRPGDVSFIPEDRHRDAAVLEFTLTENLALRGLSTARALDWDAVARRADQVRQSFDVRSESVDDVVGTLSGGNQQKLVLGRELDPRPDAIVAENPTRGLDVRATAAVLDQLRAAADAGVAVVCYSTDLDEVLSVADRVWVVHAGQVREIAGDRETIGRAMIGASAPRVA, encoded by the coding sequence GTGACCTTCGCGCTCGAGCTGCGCGACATCTCCCGTCGATTCGGTGACGTGGTGGCGCTCGACGGTGCGACGCTGGCGGTGCGCCCGGGCACGGTCCACGCGCTGCTGGGCGAAAACGGCGCCGGGAAATCCACCTTGATGCGCGTGGCGTTCGGGCTGGTGGCACCGGACCAGGGCACGGTGCACGTCGATGGCACCGCGCACACCTGGCGCAACGCGGCCGACGCCCTCGCGGGAGGGATCGGGATGGTGCACCAGCACTTCACCCTGGTGCCGGCGATGACCGTCGCCGAGAATGTGTCGTTAGGCGATGGTGGTCGATGGCGACGCGGTACGGCGGTGGCGCGCGTGCGTGCGCTGGGGGACGAGACCGGCCTGGTGGTGGATCCCGAGCTGCTCGTGCGTGACCTGCCGGTGGGGGCGCAACAACGCGTGGAGATCCTCAAGGCGGTGGCGCGCGACGTGCGCGTCCTCATCCTCGACGAACCGACGGCGGTTCTGGCGCCCCCGGAGGTTGAGGCGTTGCTGGCGTGGATGCGGCGATTCGTCGCCGATGGCCGCCGCGCCATCGTGATGATCACGCACAAACTGCGCGAAGCGCTTTCGGTGGCCGACCAGGTAACCGTCCTGCGCGCGGGTCGCACGGTGTGGGATGCCGCCGCGTCGGCCAGTCCCGAAACCGAGTTGGTGCGCGCCATGCTCGGCGGTGATGTCGGCACGTTCGCCCCGCGACGTGGCGAGCGTCACGCGGGACCGGTGGTCCTCTCCCTCACCAACGCGAGCGTGCTCGCTCCTTCGGGCCAGGTGCTGCTCCACCCGACCACAGGCGAGGTCCACGCCGGCGAGGTGCTGGGGATCGCTGCAGTTGAGGGGGCCGGCCAGGCGGCCCTGTTGCGGCTCCTCGCCGGTCGGCGAGATCCCACATCGGGCGAGGTACGGCGCCCCGGCGACGTGTCGTTCATCCCGGAGGACCGGCACCGCGACGCGGCCGTGCTCGAGTTCACGCTCACCGAAAACCTTGCCCTGCGGGGGCTCTCCACGGCGCGCGCCCTGGACTGGGACGCGGTGGCGAGGCGGGCGGACCAGGTCCGGCAGTCGTTCGACGTCCGGTCGGAAAGCGTGGATGACGTGGTGGGCACCCTCTCGGGCGGCAACCAGCAGAAGCTGGTACTTGGGCGCGAACTCGACCCGCGGCCCGACGCCATCGTTGCGGAGAATCCCACGCGAGGGCTGGATGTGCGCGCCACGGCCGCCGTGCTTGACCAACTACGCGCGGCTGCGGACGCCGGGGTGGCGGTGGTCTGCTACTCGACCGACCTGGATGAGGTGTTGTCGGTCGCCGACCGGGTGTGGGTCGTCCACGCGGGACAGGTGCGGGAGATTGCCGGGGACCGGGAAACGATCGGGCGGGCGATGATCGGGGCGAGCGCACCACGGGTCGCATGA
- a CDS encoding ABC transporter permease: protein MMDALAPFLDASVRTATPLALAALGETLCERTGIINVGLEGAIIAGCLGAVVGSAAFGAPAGVLVAAGAGLAVALLFGVIVLVARADQIITGTAITLGAYGATGVLYPLFFGPGGAALDIPTLGPLALPFLSQLPLVGAALFGQSILTYLLYAAAAGSWWFLYRTGAGLGWRAVGEHPPAATAAGINVRRVQWRGVLCSGLFGGLGGAALVMQVGTFSEQMSAGRGFIALAVVALGRWTPHGARWRRPCSLARPRRCNTASRRAGPTCRTSCSSRCPTSSPWPCSPVGSGAPARPAGWGVRQRPVVRRQHPT, encoded by the coding sequence ATGATGGACGCCCTCGCTCCCTTCCTCGACGCCAGCGTCCGCACCGCGACCCCGTTGGCGCTGGCGGCGCTTGGGGAGACGCTCTGCGAACGGACCGGGATCATCAATGTCGGGCTCGAAGGCGCAATCATCGCGGGATGCCTGGGCGCCGTGGTTGGGTCGGCCGCGTTTGGTGCCCCCGCCGGGGTGCTGGTCGCCGCCGGCGCCGGGCTGGCCGTGGCCCTGCTCTTTGGGGTGATAGTCCTCGTGGCGCGCGCCGACCAGATCATCACGGGGACAGCGATCACGCTCGGGGCCTACGGGGCCACCGGCGTCCTGTACCCGCTGTTCTTCGGCCCCGGCGGCGCCGCACTGGATATCCCGACCCTCGGGCCCCTGGCCCTTCCCTTCCTGTCTCAGCTTCCGCTCGTTGGTGCTGCCTTGTTTGGCCAGTCGATCCTGACCTACCTGTTGTATGCCGCCGCGGCGGGCTCGTGGTGGTTCCTGTATCGCACCGGGGCCGGACTGGGGTGGCGCGCGGTCGGCGAACACCCTCCCGCCGCCACGGCGGCCGGGATCAACGTGCGACGCGTGCAATGGCGTGGCGTGTTGTGCAGTGGCCTGTTTGGTGGGCTGGGAGGGGCCGCCCTGGTGATGCAGGTGGGCACCTTCTCCGAGCAGATGTCGGCGGGGCGCGGGTTCATCGCCCTGGCCGTCGTCGCGCTCGGGCGGTGGACCCCGCATGGCGCGCGCTGGCGGCGGCCCTGCTCTTTGGCGCGGCCACGGCGCTGCAATACCGCTTCCAGGCGGGCGGGTCCAACCTGCCGTACCAGCTGTTCGTCGCGCTGCCCTACCTCGTCACCCTGGCCGTGCTCGCCGGTGGGCTCGGGCGCGCCCGCGCGCCCGGCGGGTTGGGGCGTGAGGCAGCGTCCGGTCGTTAGGCGTCAGCACCCGACGTAG
- a CDS encoding Nif3-like dinuclear metal center hexameric protein, producing MSLPTASQVAALLDERLASSGFPDYPPALNGLQLDHQGPVRKVVAAVDFSRRTIDAAIAAGGNLLVLHHWMFWGGNQRLVGHHYERLRDLLSHDIAVYASHLPLDAHLELGNCAQLARRLGLTVSGRFGQYQGVPIGVMGEADLPLMDLLSRAHAFSVALGGSARASHEVAGQHCHRWAIVTGAGADATTLREARACGIDTLIVGEGPHHTTVDAAELGVTVIYAGHYATETLGVQALLEVVGREFGLPTEFLYLPTGS from the coding sequence GTGAGTTTGCCCACGGCCAGCCAGGTCGCGGCGCTCCTGGACGAGCGCCTGGCGTCGTCCGGGTTTCCGGACTATCCGCCAGCACTCAACGGGCTCCAGCTCGATCATCAGGGGCCGGTTCGCAAGGTGGTCGCGGCCGTCGACTTTTCGCGTCGCACCATCGATGCGGCGATCGCCGCGGGGGGCAACCTCCTCGTGCTGCACCACTGGATGTTCTGGGGCGGCAACCAGCGGCTGGTGGGTCATCACTACGAGCGACTCCGCGACCTGCTGTCGCACGACATCGCGGTGTACGCCTCGCACCTGCCCCTCGACGCGCACCTCGAACTGGGGAACTGCGCGCAGCTCGCGCGCCGACTCGGCCTGACGGTCAGCGGCCGGTTCGGTCAGTACCAGGGGGTACCGATCGGGGTGATGGGTGAAGCTGACCTGCCACTCATGGATCTGTTGTCACGGGCGCATGCCTTTTCGGTCGCGCTCGGCGGCAGTGCCCGCGCGTCTCATGAGGTCGCGGGGCAGCACTGTCATCGATGGGCGATCGTCACCGGGGCCGGTGCAGATGCCACCACGTTGCGCGAGGCTCGCGCCTGTGGCATCGACACCTTGATCGTCGGCGAAGGACCGCACCACACCACGGTCGATGCCGCCGAGTTGGGGGTGACGGTGATCTACGCTGGCCACTACGCCACCGAGACGCTCGGTGTGCAGGCCCTGCTCGAGGTGGTGGGCAGGGAGTTCGGCCTCCCGACGGAGTTCCTGTACCTCCCCACGGGATCGTGA
- a CDS encoding ThiF family adenylyltransferase codes for MTAVAAGPREVFDLAAFRACVATVLADAMTSYEPVFVQLAPGERPQLEALCLEHAITLVDSIDRQLADLAAVRLPGGTADDRGRCIADHVVRAGDVDACGLWVLLPWELRLVHLLDPESYLEVITSRNREKITRDEQDLLRSRRVGVVGLSVGGEAAVAVAQEHLCGEMVLADFDALDLSNLNRLGAGFDDLGQNKAILVARRIVKIDPYLRLRVYTEGVTPANVDAFLDRLDLLIEECDSLPLKYLMREKARERRLNIIFAGDERGFLSLEPYATHPRLPAFHGRVTGPQPPRDAYATASEFLRALTVWLGGWDAISERSRRSLEGVGTTLGGYPQLAGEARLAAGQLAWFARKLLLGEAVEPFVGHLDLDELVARPIA; via the coding sequence GTGACGGCAGTGGCAGCAGGACCACGTGAGGTGTTTGACCTCGCGGCGTTTCGCGCGTGTGTGGCGACCGTGCTTGCCGATGCGATGACGTCGTACGAACCGGTCTTCGTTCAGTTGGCGCCGGGTGAGCGACCGCAGCTCGAAGCGCTGTGTCTCGAACATGCGATAACCCTGGTGGATTCCATCGATCGGCAGCTCGCCGACCTGGCCGCGGTGCGACTCCCTGGCGGAACGGCCGATGATCGCGGGAGATGCATCGCCGACCACGTCGTCCGCGCGGGCGATGTGGATGCGTGCGGACTCTGGGTCCTGCTCCCGTGGGAGCTACGCCTGGTGCACCTCCTCGACCCCGAGTCGTATCTCGAGGTGATCACGAGCCGCAACCGGGAGAAGATCACGCGCGACGAACAGGACCTGTTGCGCTCACGACGTGTCGGCGTGGTGGGGCTGTCGGTTGGCGGCGAGGCCGCGGTCGCCGTCGCTCAGGAGCACCTCTGCGGTGAGATGGTGCTTGCCGACTTCGACGCGCTCGACCTGTCCAACCTCAACCGCCTCGGCGCCGGCTTCGACGACCTCGGACAGAACAAGGCGATCCTCGTTGCGCGACGCATCGTGAAGATCGACCCATACCTGCGGCTCCGTGTGTACACCGAGGGCGTCACGCCGGCCAATGTCGACGCCTTCCTCGACCGACTCGACCTCCTGATCGAGGAGTGCGACAGCCTCCCGCTCAAGTACCTCATGCGCGAGAAGGCCCGGGAACGTCGGCTCAACATCATCTTCGCCGGCGACGAACGCGGCTTCCTGAGTCTCGAGCCGTACGCGACACATCCCCGGCTGCCGGCCTTTCATGGTCGAGTCACGGGCCCGCAGCCCCCACGGGACGCGTATGCGACCGCGAGTGAGTTCCTTCGGGCGCTGACCGTGTGGCTTGGCGGATGGGACGCGATCTCCGAGCGCTCGCGGCGCTCGCTGGAGGGGGTGGGCACGACGCTTGGTGGCTACCCGCAGTTAGCCGGAGAGGCCCGCCTGGCCGCCGGGCAGCTCGCGTGGTTTGCTCGCAAGCTGCTACTCGGCGAGGCCGTGGAGCCATTCGTCGGGCACCTCGATCTCGACGAACTGGTGGCCCGCCCGATCGCCTGA
- a CDS encoding ABC transporter permease, whose protein sequence is MVTPSRVPRWIAHAGPALGAAAGVVALLALLLVLGGFDVGAALSAMVRGAVASPGVFASSTLVRAVPIIIAGLAVALAFRAGILNVGADGQLLGGAAAATAVALALGDTLGPLGIVPVLAAGLVTGAACAAGPAWLRRRFGVLEVITTIMVNFIALNVVSWLVRGPLQEPTRVLPQSAAIPRALELPLLLPGTRLHVGFALAVVLAIVLHRYFTQTAGGFRIRVLGANASAAAVAGRVDTARLSTQVFLWSGALAGLAGAVQVLGVTRALYDNLSPGYGFTAIAVALLAGLHPIGVLVSGTFLGGLAAGAASMQRDAGVPAVLVSVLEAAVILSVVVWRARQHRVVAAA, encoded by the coding sequence GTGGTCACGCCGTCGCGTGTTCCCCGATGGATCGCGCACGCGGGGCCCGCGCTCGGGGCCGCGGCCGGGGTGGTCGCGCTGCTGGCGCTCCTCCTGGTGCTTGGCGGATTCGACGTGGGTGCCGCGCTGAGCGCGATGGTGCGCGGGGCCGTGGCGTCGCCGGGCGTCTTTGCGTCGTCGACCCTGGTGCGGGCGGTGCCGATCATCATCGCCGGGCTTGCCGTGGCCCTCGCCTTTCGCGCCGGGATCCTGAATGTTGGCGCCGACGGACAGCTGCTGGGTGGTGCGGCCGCCGCCACGGCCGTCGCCCTGGCACTTGGTGACACGCTCGGGCCACTTGGCATCGTCCCGGTGCTGGCGGCCGGACTGGTGACGGGGGCCGCCTGCGCGGCGGGTCCCGCCTGGTTGCGGCGGCGGTTCGGGGTGCTCGAGGTGATCACGACGATCATGGTGAACTTCATCGCCTTGAACGTCGTGAGTTGGCTGGTGCGCGGACCGCTCCAGGAGCCTACACGTGTATTGCCGCAGTCGGCAGCCATCCCGCGCGCGCTCGAACTCCCGCTCCTCCTGCCCGGGACGCGGCTGCACGTGGGGTTCGCGCTCGCCGTGGTGCTGGCCATCGTGCTGCACCGGTACTTCACGCAGACTGCCGGGGGATTCCGGATTCGCGTCCTCGGGGCCAATGCATCCGCTGCGGCTGTGGCTGGTCGGGTTGATACCGCCCGGTTGTCCACCCAGGTGTTTCTCTGGAGCGGGGCGTTGGCCGGACTCGCTGGTGCCGTGCAGGTGCTTGGGGTGACGCGCGCGTTGTACGACAACCTCTCCCCAGGCTACGGGTTCACCGCGATTGCGGTCGCGCTGCTGGCCGGGTTGCATCCGATCGGCGTGCTCGTGAGCGGGACATTCCTTGGCGGGCTGGCCGCCGGTGCGGCCTCCATGCAGCGAGACGCCGGCGTGCCTGCGGTGTTGGTCTCGGTGCTCGAGGCGGCGGTCATCCTGTCGGTCGTCGTGTGGCGCGCCAGGCAGCACCGCGTGGTGGCCGCGGCATGA
- the mnmG gene encoding tRNA uridine-5-carboxymethylaminomethyl(34) synthesis enzyme MnmG, which yields MGSTRTEQDFDVIVVGAGHAGTEAAVAAARLGCRVGLITSALETIGQMSCNPAIGGVAKGTVVREVDAMGGIMGRATDLAMIQFRMLNRSKGAAVWAPRAQCDRGLYRRAARTLIEEQQGLHTIQGTVASLLIDGAELHGVATLEGRQFGAKAVVITTGTFLRGRIHIGTETRIAGGRAGENSSTHLAEQLETAGLTVARFKTGTPPRIDGRSVDYSALEEQHSEVEAFDYSWSHFWETPRRQNGDSRHPEQLNCWITFLESEGKEIISNNIGKSAMYGGAIGAMGPRYCPSVEDKIVKFPAAERHQIFLEPEGHDTAELYVHGMSTSLPAEVQLEVLRSVAGLRDVRMTRAGYAIEYDYFPPTQLDPSLQVRAIPGLFFAGQINGTTGYEEAAGQGLVAGINAGLRAQGRPPFSLGRETSYIGVLVDDLVHRGVDEPYRLFTSRSEFRLTVRQDNAIRRLAPLATQLGMLSDAEQAMAAERMRAEDEALRLADETSIRPDIANPLLASLASSPIPHSVKVVELARRQGVELSALLSASGVGAGLSADAVVSAELQIKYAGYFTRERSAAEKLQRMGAFQLEEEVPYEQMRSVSFEARQKLARLRPRTLAQAASVPGVSPSDLQNIVLEVERWRRVARAAGETS from the coding sequence ATGGGGTCGACGCGGACCGAGCAGGATTTCGACGTCATTGTGGTCGGGGCCGGCCACGCCGGCACGGAGGCCGCCGTCGCCGCCGCCCGACTGGGCTGCCGAGTGGGGCTGATCACGAGCGCCCTCGAGACCATCGGCCAGATGTCGTGCAATCCGGCCATCGGCGGTGTGGCCAAGGGAACGGTCGTGCGAGAGGTCGATGCCATGGGTGGGATCATGGGCCGCGCGACTGACCTGGCGATGATCCAGTTTCGAATGCTGAACCGGAGCAAGGGCGCCGCGGTCTGGGCCCCACGAGCCCAGTGCGACCGCGGGCTGTATCGCCGCGCCGCCCGGACGCTGATCGAGGAACAGCAAGGGCTCCACACGATCCAGGGAACGGTCGCCAGCCTCCTGATCGACGGCGCAGAACTCCACGGCGTCGCCACCCTGGAAGGCCGACAGTTCGGTGCAAAGGCCGTGGTCATCACCACAGGCACCTTCCTCCGCGGCCGGATCCACATCGGGACGGAAACGCGCATCGCCGGCGGACGGGCGGGGGAGAACTCGTCAACGCACCTTGCCGAGCAGTTGGAGACGGCCGGGCTCACCGTCGCACGGTTCAAGACGGGCACCCCTCCGCGCATCGACGGCCGGTCGGTGGACTACTCCGCCCTCGAGGAACAGCACTCCGAGGTCGAAGCCTTCGACTATTCCTGGTCACACTTCTGGGAGACTCCTAGGCGCCAGAATGGCGACAGCCGTCATCCGGAGCAACTGAACTGCTGGATCACCTTCCTGGAGAGTGAGGGGAAGGAGATCATCTCCAACAACATCGGCAAGTCGGCGATGTACGGCGGCGCGATTGGGGCGATGGGACCGCGGTACTGTCCTTCGGTCGAGGACAAGATCGTGAAGTTCCCGGCTGCCGAACGCCACCAGATCTTCCTTGAGCCCGAGGGGCACGACACCGCCGAGTTGTACGTGCACGGGATGTCGACCTCGTTGCCGGCTGAGGTGCAGCTCGAGGTGCTGCGTTCGGTGGCTGGCCTGCGCGACGTCCGGATGACGCGGGCAGGTTACGCCATCGAATACGACTATTTCCCGCCGACCCAGCTCGATCCGTCACTGCAAGTTCGGGCGATTCCCGGGCTCTTCTTCGCCGGGCAGATCAACGGGACCACCGGGTACGAGGAGGCTGCGGGGCAGGGACTGGTCGCGGGGATCAACGCAGGATTGCGTGCGCAGGGACGACCGCCGTTTTCGCTCGGTCGGGAGACGTCGTATATCGGCGTCCTCGTCGACGACCTCGTGCACCGCGGCGTGGACGAGCCCTACCGGCTCTTCACCTCGCGATCCGAGTTCCGGCTCACCGTGCGACAGGACAATGCGATCCGGCGCCTTGCCCCGCTGGCCACTCAACTCGGCATGCTCTCTGACGCCGAGCAGGCGATGGCGGCGGAGCGCATGCGTGCCGAGGATGAGGCGCTTCGCCTGGCCGACGAGACGAGTATTCGGCCGGATATCGCGAATCCGCTCCTGGCGTCCCTGGCGAGCAGCCCGATTCCCCACTCGGTCAAGGTGGTGGAGCTGGCGCGTCGGCAGGGGGTGGAGTTGAGCGCGCTCCTGAGCGCATCCGGGGTTGGAGCAGGACTCAGCGCCGACGCCGTCGTGAGCGCGGAGCTGCAGATCAAGTACGCGGGGTATTTCACTCGCGAGCGGTCGGCGGCGGAAAAGCTCCAGCGCATGGGGGCCTTTCAGCTGGAGGAGGAGGTGCCCTATGAACAGATGCGCTCAGTCTCGTTCGAGGCGCGCCAGAAGCTGGCCCGACTCCGGCCGCGAACCCTGGCGCAGGCGGCCAGCGTCCCGGGAGTGAGCCCTTCCGATCTCCAGAACATCGTGCTCGAGGTGGAACGCTGGCGGCGCGTTGCACGTGCGGCAGGGGAAACGTCCTGA
- a CDS encoding polymer-forming cytoskeletal protein has product MKVEGTIEGAVRGARQVLLGKSGVILGDIHAADAVLGGRVVGSIVATERVELQATASIEGDVNTRSIVVFEGGQINGTVRMGEAAARAQGSPAIRLAADA; this is encoded by the coding sequence GTGAAGGTCGAGGGAACCATCGAGGGTGCCGTGCGCGGCGCACGACAGGTCCTACTCGGCAAGTCTGGCGTGATCCTCGGCGACATCCACGCCGCTGACGCCGTCCTCGGCGGCAGGGTGGTCGGTTCCATCGTCGCCACCGAGCGGGTGGAACTTCAGGCCACGGCGTCTATTGAAGGTGACGTGAACACACGCAGCATCGTGGTGTTCGAAGGCGGGCAGATCAACGGCACCGTCCGAATGGGCGAAGCCGCAGCCCGTGCACAGGGCTCCCCGGCCATCCGCCTCGCGGCCGACGCCTGA
- a CDS encoding MFS transporter, with translation MSTRHAGRETAILVVAVVLGMSPWFSATVTAPLMVQQWGAGEKLWLTLAVQLGFVAGSMISAAFLLADRWRPRRLAAGSALVAALATAALVLPGIGMTHALVCRIVVGMALAGVYPPGIKIAAGWTLTRRGLAIGVLVAGTTLGSAVPHLLRLAVAPDDWRRFQLLAAACAAAGAVVFAWRVTEGPHQAPSVPFDPRALGRVWRNRQVMLATGGYLGHMWELYAMWSSIGLFFGAVASERGWPTASAAALSFLTIGAGGVGCVWAGLVADRLGRAQTSIVAMAVSGACALAIGPLMHGPAVVLVAVAVVWGMSIVADSAQFSAAVTEWSDRAYVGTSVTIQTALGFLLTVVTIRLVPGWSSAWGWEMAYMPLAIGPALGILAMRRLARDESSRRALTATSDG, from the coding sequence ATGAGCACGCGGCACGCCGGGCGGGAAACGGCGATCCTCGTGGTCGCCGTGGTGCTGGGCATGTCGCCATGGTTCAGTGCCACCGTGACGGCGCCGTTGATGGTCCAACAATGGGGAGCAGGTGAGAAGTTGTGGCTTACGCTCGCCGTGCAGCTGGGCTTTGTCGCCGGGAGCATGATCTCCGCGGCCTTCCTGCTCGCAGATCGCTGGCGTCCGCGCCGCCTCGCCGCCGGGAGCGCCTTGGTAGCCGCGCTGGCCACGGCGGCCCTGGTCCTGCCGGGAATCGGGATGACGCATGCGCTGGTTTGTCGCATCGTCGTCGGGATGGCCCTGGCAGGGGTGTATCCGCCGGGGATCAAGATCGCCGCTGGCTGGACCCTGACGCGCCGCGGCCTGGCGATTGGCGTGCTGGTAGCGGGCACCACGTTGGGCTCGGCGGTGCCGCACCTGCTTCGCCTGGCGGTCGCCCCGGACGACTGGCGCCGCTTCCAGCTGCTCGCTGCGGCGTGCGCGGCGGCTGGTGCGGTCGTGTTTGCCTGGCGGGTGACCGAGGGGCCGCACCAGGCGCCATCGGTGCCGTTCGACCCCCGGGCGCTCGGCCGCGTGTGGCGGAACCGCCAGGTGATGCTGGCGACCGGTGGCTATCTCGGACACATGTGGGAGCTCTACGCGATGTGGAGCTCGATCGGCCTGTTCTTTGGAGCCGTTGCCAGTGAGCGCGGTTGGCCGACCGCGAGCGCGGCGGCCCTCTCGTTCCTGACCATTGGCGCCGGTGGGGTGGGATGTGTGTGGGCCGGGCTCGTTGCCGATCGGCTTGGCCGGGCACAAACGAGCATTGTCGCGATGGCCGTGAGCGGAGCATGTGCCCTGGCCATTGGGCCCCTCATGCACGGCCCGGCCGTGGTGTTGGTGGCCGTGGCGGTGGTTTGGGGTATGAGCATCGTTGCGGATTCCGCGCAATTTTCCGCAGCGGTCACTGAATGGTCGGACCGCGCGTACGTCGGCACCAGCGTGACCATCCAGACCGCATTGGGGTTCTTGTTGACGGTTGTCACGATCAGGCTGGTGCCCGGGTGGAGCTCCGCGTGGGGATGGGAGATGGCCTACATGCCGCTCGCCATCGGGCCGGCGCTGGGCATCCTGGCGATGCGCCGATTGGCCCGTGATGAGTCGAGTCGCCGGGCACTGACTGCGACCAGCGACGGTTGA
- a CDS encoding ParB/RepB/Spo0J family partition protein — MTPAEKPRRLGRGLEALIAAAGPPAAAPAAAAPQAAAEAAPPSALRELPIAAIQPNPYQPRRSFNPEELQELEQSLRTSGLLQPITVRQGAEGTYQLVAGERRLRAATRLGWSAIPAIVKEFDDRDMLVLAMVENLQRADLNPIDEALGYERLTRDFGHTQQQVADAVGKDRSTVANFLRLLTLPEGIRKLVREGQLTLGHARALLALPNERAMIEVAKRTVDEGLNVRQVERLAHDTRPAATSGKPTTPATPRSASAHDAELRRLTELLRRRLQTDVRIDFQPGSKGAVMLSFYSADDLHRLVELVLGTPLDDA; from the coding sequence ATGACCCCCGCTGAGAAGCCGCGACGCCTCGGACGAGGCCTTGAGGCCCTCATTGCTGCCGCCGGACCACCCGCCGCTGCCCCAGCCGCCGCCGCTCCACAGGCCGCGGCCGAGGCCGCGCCGCCGAGTGCGCTGCGCGAGCTGCCCATCGCCGCGATTCAGCCCAATCCGTACCAGCCGCGGCGCTCGTTCAACCCCGAGGAGTTGCAGGAACTCGAGCAGAGCCTCCGCACCTCGGGGCTCCTCCAGCCGATCACGGTCCGCCAGGGGGCCGAAGGTACCTATCAGTTGGTAGCAGGTGAACGGCGCCTGCGCGCGGCCACCCGGCTCGGCTGGAGCGCCATCCCCGCCATCGTCAAGGAGTTCGACGACCGGGACATGCTGGTCCTCGCCATGGTCGAGAACCTCCAACGCGCCGACCTCAACCCGATCGACGAGGCCCTCGGCTACGAACGCCTCACCCGCGACTTCGGCCACACCCAGCAGCAGGTCGCAGATGCTGTCGGCAAGGACCGCTCCACGGTCGCCAACTTCCTCCGCCTCCTCACCCTCCCCGAGGGGATCCGCAAGCTCGTCCGCGAGGGCCAGCTCACCCTCGGCCACGCCCGCGCCCTGCTCGCCCTGCCTAACGAGCGCGCCATGATCGAGGTGGCCAAGCGGACGGTCGACGAGGGACTCAACGTGCGCCAGGTCGAGCGGCTCGCCCACGACACCCGGCCGGCCGCCACCTCCGGCAAGCCGACGACGCCCGCCACACCACGCAGCGCCTCCGCCCACGACGCCGAACTGCGGCGCCTCACCGAACTGCTGCGCCGACGACTCCAGACCGATGTCCGCATCGACTTCCAGCCCGGCTCCAAGGGAGCCGTGATGCTGAGCTTCTATTCGGCCGACGACCTCCACCGCCTCGTCGAGCTGGTCCTCGGAACTCCCCTCGACGACGCCTGA